The following is a genomic window from Candidatus Aramenus sp. CH1.
TAAGAATCCGAAACTAGCCATTGACGCGTTAAACCTACTTTCGCGTAAGTTGAATTTCACTGCTATTATAGTCCACGATGGAGTATTAAGTAAATTCAAGAATGATATTCACTTCAAATATGAAGAGAATCAACGTGTTCCTCACGAAAAGATGGCCGAGCTTTATAATGAAGCTACTGTGTTCCTCTACACATCTAGAATGGAAAGTTATGGATTGCCTCCTCTTGAGGCTATGGCTTGCGGTACTCCTGTAGTTACTACGGACAATATTGGAGGAAGAGAATACCTAGTTCATGAGGGCAATGCGTTGGTTGATAAGAGCTTTTCACCTAACGTTCTTTCGGAATATATTTACCGAGTAGTTAGGGATGACGAATTAAGGGAGAGATTAGTGAGAAATGGATTAGAAACTGCTAAGCAGCACGACTGGGAAATAATAACCGACAACTGGGTTAAAATGCTAAAGGAAATAGAAGACGAAATAAAGTAATTATCGTCTTTTCTCGCAAGTAATCACTCCTACATAATTGGGATCTACATAATTGGGATCATGTATTTGACGAGGTTTTCCACATGCATATCCTTCTTCCTCTAGCTTCCTTGTTAACCTCTTGTAGGGAACATTAGTTAAGAAAGCGTGGTGTTCGAAAATTATCTTCTCGAAATCTATATCTTCTGAATTCAATATAACGTCAACTTCGCATCCTTCACAGTCCATCTTTAACAGGTAAGGGTCCTTAACCATCCCCCTTATTCTCTTCAAGGAGTATACTGGAACTTCTGCGTCACCCTGCCCACTGACGTGAAACCCACCGCTCTCGTCTAAATCTATTGTTGAAGGTACCTTTATTACTCCGTCGCTAGATCCTACCCCGGCGTTGACGAGCGTTATAACGTTTTCCAATTTGTTTAGTTTAACATTTTCTAAAGCCACTTGATACACTGAGGGTAGAGGCTCGAAAGCTAGAACCTTCTTAGCTCCCTTTATCGCGAAATAAATAGAAGAATCGCCTATGTTTGCCCCAACGTCCACAACTTCACCATTTACATCAACATTGTACTGCTCTTCGACAAAGGTTTCAAACAAAACAAATTCATTACCTTCTAGGAATTTTACGTTATATCTTGGATAGTACCAATAATTATCCTTTTTAATCCAACTTAAGGCGCTAAGTATAATTGAGCCAGGAGTATCAGTTATTAGCCTTACTGAACCATAATATAACTGATCACCTTGAAAATGTAACTTCATTGGATCTAGATCTGAAACCAGCTCTATCAAGTCAACCAGTGCTCCTACGTATTTTGTGTTACATAGTCCAGAACTACCGTCTTTCAGTTTTACGAAAATTCTTTCTTTCCTTCTTCTTCTCTGTAGAATTACGTCGAACCAGTTACTATAGATTTTTTGATAATCTCTGATACGCTTAAGGTTATATATTATTTGATGATATAGTGATTTCATCAATTATACATGGAATGTTCATTTTTAAACTTTTATCCTTAGATTCTTAAGGTCAAGAAATTTATGTAAGGAATTATTTATCAGTTTATTAAATTAATAATATATTTTCTTATTTTAGATATATTCTAAGGATAGCATTAAAAGCACTTTTAGAGAGATATTATAAAGTGAGAAGAGTAATTAGGAAACAACACTACTTTTAGTTTACACAATCTCACTCGAAATTAATGTTGGTGTAACAGAATTCTTTAGATAATGTACATATTTCATTGTGAGGTGACGATACAATGCATTATCTTCAGCAGTTATTTATAATTTCTGATTTTTTGCATTAAAGATGTAGAAGTTGTTTCTCTCCCAGGCCATTTACAATTTATTAATTTTTGTCATCTGTTCCATTCCTTTAAGCTTCAAACGATATTTTGGATTAATAAACTTTATCAATAATTATCATAGCATAAAAAGTAGATTGTACTCCTTGAAAAGACCGACACTTCTATATGAAAATATTTTAGTGTTTTACAATACAACGCGAGGTATAGACCAGGTTAATAGTTCTCGTAATATCTATGATATCAATTTTTGGAATTTTCCTTAGTCATTTCTCTCTATATAAAGTATTTGTATGAA
Proteins encoded in this region:
- a CDS encoding FkbM family methyltransferase, with the protein product MKSLYHQIIYNLKRIRDYQKIYSNWFDVILQRRRRKERIFVKLKDGSSGLCNTKYVGALVDLIELVSDLDPMKLHFQGDQLYYGSVRLITDTPGSIILSALSWIKKDNYWYYPRYNVKFLEGNEFVLFETFVEEQYNVDVNGEVVDVGANIGDSSIYFAIKGAKKVLAFEPLPSVYQVALENVKLNKLENVITLVNAGVGSSDGVIKVPSTIDLDESGGFHVSGQGDAEVPVYSLKRIRGMVKDPYLLKMDCEGCEVDVILNSEDIDFEKIIFEHHAFLTNVPYKRLTRKLEEEGYACGKPRQIHDPNYVDPNYVGVITCEKRR